A single genomic interval of Coccidioides posadasii str. Silveira chromosome 1, complete sequence harbors:
- a CDS encoding uncharacterized protein (EggNog:ENOG410PH0E~COG:D~BUSCO:940at33183), with protein sequence MFWRYGGYANISPINTLLDKPDVTVEEVLDESELLHEMKQHNTKLIEFIREDHVLKRMLEYIVSPSLLNNEDHYDNEDIKACGESKSSDRDLEKAVSGEGDVEPKSTVTQQLDGLGADLDPEELENAEKARLKYAYISSEVLSAPAWSIIEAMMLNEESLRIFWQFLHGTTPLDSLQSSYFYKVNEVLLDQKTPEMLSFVMSLDGIIETMLRHVDNPSVMDLLLKIISLDKPEAGLVVTEWLYSNNFIPILLSYISTEHSASTQTSAGDFLKALITISANAAQNEQPCIGPNSLTRQLVSEPCLRNLISIMLQGGNPLVVAVGIVIDVIRKNNPDYDPEPPEGRDATPSNHDPIYLGTLLRIFADHVPDFMKLILSSDRTVNEGGTYKVIERGRLSTAWGSKVEPLGFDRFKTCELMAELLHCSNMGLHNEIGSDEYMQIRESERERLRSLGAFSRQDEDSGLLYTENTNEFGNGISPSALGSGSPDEIRRIDSSNTGEEDGFEDVGSASVILEAKGIPENTNEQDTKSCVGTFTHVRKLGVRDDLVDEPLTPPRNEPSSTEKLPERPPPPSAGVSEQEGPTSPTSSGLTEKVQGFKFESINQNPTESQSSDQVTSALASNDTAQEVTCDQDQPSRPNHLPTPSPSPAAKVPPIAKNQKQEDGSNDYASCGQQLLSPSQREKFVQYIQEDSNGRPVVGDYLKIMFYKHNVLPTILSFFFRFPWNNFLHNVVYDVIQQALNGSMEQGFNQALVVNLFEEAEIPAQIVKGQRANDEAEAAKKTRLGYMGHLTLISEEVVKFTERLSPEALPKEIMKTVLHPDWVNFVENTLAETRERDNAILGGVKPDMSMGHRQAVLNAISGGQGLGTSSALTNAGLNGSIPSSGFDGLNFSNQGTVSGGVLGYGAGTASLFSGFGSSSDDEDEEMEDPEDLHRGFQNTNNDGLDSANGADGPTSRPISILPPPPPTSLSSGPSRARRQLAARLAAQKEAAEKAASASGKDASDAKNQNEVVPDGRPGFSNQMEDSSGTAPTSNPFLSADDDRDLDPNADLEFVSPFAMPGEGSSSPRHSFFSSFQPPSAYSSSSSDDDESIEAVQRNYRLPLEVYDDDDEVGDMVEPPTGFSSYSDDDDEETLIRETIGYSDFFGRERYANSTTLSSNNSGQHDNSDDEDEGLVEILVPGRRTPSN encoded by the exons ATGTTCTGGCGGTATGGCGGATACGCGAATATTTCGCCGATTAACACACTACTGGACAAGCCAGATGTTACCGTTGAAGAGGTCCTGGATGAGTCGGAACTATTGCATGAGATGAAGCAGCATAACACCAAGCTGATAGAGTTCATCCGCGAAGATCATGTCCTGAAACGCATGTTGGAATACATTGTTTCGCCTAGCCTTTTAAACAATGAGGACCATTACGATAACGAAGATATAAAGGCTTGCGGAGAAAGCAAGTCGAGCGATCGCGACTTGGAGAAAGCTGTTTCGGGCGAAGGAGACGTCGAACCGAAAAGTACAGTAACCCAACAGTTGGACGGATTAGGCGCAGACCTCGACCCGGAAGAACTGGAAAATGCCGAAAAAGCTCGACTTAAGTACGCATACATCTCTTCGGAGGTCCTCTCTGCACCTGCTTGGTCCATAATAGAGGCCATGATGCTAAATGAGGAATCGCTTCGAATCTTCTGGCAGTTCTTGCACGGGACAACACCCCTTGATTCATTGCAGTCTAGCTATTTCTATAAGGTTAATGAAGTCTTGCTTGATCAAAAGACACCGGAAATGCTTTCGTTTGTCATGTCCCTAGATGGCATTATCGAGACGATGCTGAGGCACGTGGATAACCCATCTGTGATGGATTTACTTTTGAAGATTATTAGCTTGGACAAGCCCGAGGCTGGTCTGGTGGTTACAGAG TGGCTCTATTCGAACAACTTCATACCAATCCTATTATCCTATATTTCGACTGAACACTCTGCTTCGACACAAACATCCGCTGGTGATTTTCTCAAAGCACTCATTACAATATCTGCAAATGCGGCACAAAATGAACAACCTTGTATTGGTCCAAATAGTCTTACTCGCCAGTTAGTCTCGGAACCATGCTTGCGAAACCTGATCTCTATAATGCTACAAGGCGGAAATCCTCTCGTTGTCGCAGTTGGAATTGTGATCGATGTTATCCGCAAAAACAATCCAGATTATGACCCAGAGCCACCTGAGGGCCGGGATGCGACACCTTCCAACCACGACCCCATTTACTTGGGAACCCTTCTGCGCATATTCGCTGACCATGTTCCTGACTTTATGAAGTTAATTCTCAGTTCAGACCGAACGGTTAATGAGGGTGGCACATACAAGGTAATCGAGCGAGGTCGGTTAAGCACAGCATGGGGATCAAAGGTCGAGCCCCTAGGATTCGATAGGTTCAAAACTTGCGAACTCATGGCAGAATTGTTGCATTGCAGTAATATGGGATTACACAACGAGATTGGTAGTGATGAATATATGCAAATACGAGAGAGTGAACGAGAGCGCCTACGAAGCTTGGGAGCCTTTAGTCGACAAGATGAAGACTCCGGTTTGCTGTATACCGAAAATACTAATGAATTCGGCAACGGAATATCGCCCTCGGCGCTTGGTTCAGGCTCCCCCGACGAGATCAGAAGAATTGATAGCTCCAATAcgggagaagaagatggtTTCGAAGACGTTGGCTCGGCTAGTGTCATTTTGGAAGCCAAAGGCATTCCTGAAAACACAAATGAGCAGGATACCAAGTCATGCGTTGGCACCTTCACTCATGTGCGCAAGTTGGGAGTGCGTGACGATCTAGTAGACGAGCCTCTTACTCCTCCTCGAAATGAGCCTTCGTCGACTGAGAAACTCCCAGAAAGGCCACCACCACCCTCAGCTGGTGTTTCTGAACAAGAAGGGCCAACATCACCAACATCTTCTGGGTTAACTGAGAAGGTTCAAGGCTTTAAATTTGAGTCCATTAACCAAAATCCTACTGAGTCGCAGAGTTCAGATCAAGTTACCTCCGCACTAGCCTCAAATGATACAGCTCAAGAAGTTACCTGTGACCAAGATCAGCCATCCAGGCCAAACCATCTTCCTACCCCTTCGCCATCTCCAGCAGCCAAGGTTCCTCCGATAGCAAAGAACCAAAAACAAGAGGACGGTTCGAATGATTATGCTTCATGTGGTCAACAGCTCCTCAGTCCAAGCCAAAGAGAAAAGTTTGttcaatatattcaagaagattcAAACGGTCGTCCAGTCGTCGGGGATTACTTAAAAATAATGTTTTATAAGCATAATGTTTTACCCACGATATTG TCGTTTTTCTTTCGTTTTCCTTGGAACAACTTTCTTCACAACGTTGTATACGATGTTATTCAGCAGGCATTGAACGGCTCCATGGAACAGGGCTTCAATCAGGCTTTAGTGGTAAATCTATTCGAGGAGGCTGAGATCCCGGCGCAAATTGTCAAGGGTCAACGCGCGAACGACGAAGCTGAGGCTGCGAAAAAAACACGGCTCGGATATATGGGACACTTAACGCTCATCTCCGAAGAGGTTGTTAAGTTCACAGAACGGCTCAGCCCAGAGGCATTGCCCAAAGAGATAATGAAAACCGTATTACATCCTGATTGGGTTAATTTTGTCGAGAATACCCTTGCCGAGACAAGGGAACGTGATAATGCCATCCTTGGCGGCGTCAAGCCGGATATGTCAATGGGCCATCGGCAAGCTGTTTTGAACGCGATCAGTGGAGGTCAGGGGCTGGGTACATCTTCTGCACTCACTAATGCCGGCTTGAACGGATCGATCCCAAGCTCTGGTTTCGACGGTTTGAATTTCTCGAATCAAGGAACGGTTTCCGGTGGAGTCTTGGGCTACGGAGCGGGTACCGCTTCGCTATTCAGTGGATTCGGCAGCTCAAGTGATGACGAAGACGAAGAGATGGAAGATCCCGAGGATTTACATCGTGGCTTCCAAAACACAAATAATGATGGGTTAGACTCTGCAAAT GGAGCCGATGGCCCGACAAGTCGTCCGATTTCGATtcttcctccccctcctcccaCGTCTCTTAGCAGTGGGCCCTCGCGTGCTCGACGACAGCTTGCCGCCCGTCTAGCTGCTCAAAAGGAAGCTGCTGAAAAGGCTGCATCTGCATCTGGAAAGGATGCTTCGGATGCCAAAAACCAGAATGAGGTTGTTCCAGATGGCAGACCGGGTTTCTCCAACCAAATGGAAGACTCTTCCGGGACCGCCCCGACGAGCAATCCGTTTCTCAGTGCGGATGACGACCGAGACCTAGACCCCAACGCTGACCTAGAATTTGTATCGCCGTTCGCAATGCCTGGAGAAGGATCGTCGTCGCCGCGACACTCATTCTTTTCCAGTTTCCAGCCGCCAAGTGCGTATTCGTCAAGTTCGTCTGATGATGACGAAAGCATCGAAGCAGTCCAACGTAACTACCGCCTTCCACTTGAGGTctacgacgacgacgacgaagtGGGGGATATGGTCGAGCCACCTACTGGATTCAGCTCGTATTcggacgacgacgatgaagaAACGCTTATCCGAGAGACCATTGGGTACTCGGATTTTTTCGGTCGAGAGCGCTACGCAAACAGCACGACCTTGTCTTCGAATAACAGTGGGCAACACGACAATAGTGATGACGAAGATGAGGGTTTGGTAGAGATCCTTGTGCCAGGGAGGAGGACTCCTTCCAATTAA
- a CDS encoding uncharacterized protein (EggNog:ENOG410PH0E~COG:D~BUSCO:940at33183) — MFWRYGGYANISPINTLLDKPDVTVEEVLDESELLHEMKQHNTKLIEFIREDHVLKRMLEYIVSPSLLNNEDHYDNEDIKACGESKSSDRDLEKAVSGEGDVEPKSTVTQQLDGLGADLDPEELENAEKARLKYAYISSEVLSAPAWSIIEAMMLNEESLRIFWQFLHGTTPLDSLQSSYFYKVNEVLLDQKTPEMLSFVMSLDGIIETMLRHVDNPSVMDLLLKIISLDKPEAGLVVTEWLYSNNFIPILLSYISTEHSASTQTSAGDFLKALITISANAAQNEQPCIGPNSLTRQLVSEPCLRNLISIMLQGGNPLVVAVGIVIDVIRKNNPDYDPEPPEGRDATPSNHDPIYLGTLLRIFADHVPDFMKLILSSDRTVNEGGTYKVIERGRLSTAWGSKVEPLGFDRFKTCELMAELLHCSNMGLHNEIGSDEYMQIRESERERLRSLGAFSRQDEDSGLLYTENTNEFGNGISPSALGSGSPDEIRRIDSSNTGEEDGFEDVGSASVILEAKGIPENTNEQDTKSCVGTFTHVRKLGVRDDLVDEPLTPPRNEPSSTEKLPERPPPPSAGVSEQEGPTSPTSSGLTEKVQGFKFESINQNPTESQSSDQVTSALASNDTAQEVTCDQDQPSRPNHLPTPSPSPAAKVPPIAKNQKQEDGSNDYASCGQQLLSPSQREKFVQYIQEDSNGRPVVGDYLKIMFYKHNVLPTILSFFFRFPWNNFLHNVVYDVIQQALNGSMEQGFNQALVVNLFEEAEIPAQIVKGQRANDEAEAAKKTRLGYMGHLTLISEEVVKFTERLSPEALPKEIMKTVLHPDWVNFVENTLAETRERDNAILGGVKPDMSMGHRQAVLNAISGGQGLGTSSALTNAGLNGSIPSSGFDGLNFSNQGTVSGGVLGYGAGTASLFSGFGSSSDDEDEEMEDPEDLHRGFQNTNNDGLDSANVGESSFEDIDMMDQ, encoded by the exons ATGTTCTGGCGGTATGGCGGATACGCGAATATTTCGCCGATTAACACACTACTGGACAAGCCAGATGTTACCGTTGAAGAGGTCCTGGATGAGTCGGAACTATTGCATGAGATGAAGCAGCATAACACCAAGCTGATAGAGTTCATCCGCGAAGATCATGTCCTGAAACGCATGTTGGAATACATTGTTTCGCCTAGCCTTTTAAACAATGAGGACCATTACGATAACGAAGATATAAAGGCTTGCGGAGAAAGCAAGTCGAGCGATCGCGACTTGGAGAAAGCTGTTTCGGGCGAAGGAGACGTCGAACCGAAAAGTACAGTAACCCAACAGTTGGACGGATTAGGCGCAGACCTCGACCCGGAAGAACTGGAAAATGCCGAAAAAGCTCGACTTAAGTACGCATACATCTCTTCGGAGGTCCTCTCTGCACCTGCTTGGTCCATAATAGAGGCCATGATGCTAAATGAGGAATCGCTTCGAATCTTCTGGCAGTTCTTGCACGGGACAACACCCCTTGATTCATTGCAGTCTAGCTATTTCTATAAGGTTAATGAAGTCTTGCTTGATCAAAAGACACCGGAAATGCTTTCGTTTGTCATGTCCCTAGATGGCATTATCGAGACGATGCTGAGGCACGTGGATAACCCATCTGTGATGGATTTACTTTTGAAGATTATTAGCTTGGACAAGCCCGAGGCTGGTCTGGTGGTTACAGAG TGGCTCTATTCGAACAACTTCATACCAATCCTATTATCCTATATTTCGACTGAACACTCTGCTTCGACACAAACATCCGCTGGTGATTTTCTCAAAGCACTCATTACAATATCTGCAAATGCGGCACAAAATGAACAACCTTGTATTGGTCCAAATAGTCTTACTCGCCAGTTAGTCTCGGAACCATGCTTGCGAAACCTGATCTCTATAATGCTACAAGGCGGAAATCCTCTCGTTGTCGCAGTTGGAATTGTGATCGATGTTATCCGCAAAAACAATCCAGATTATGACCCAGAGCCACCTGAGGGCCGGGATGCGACACCTTCCAACCACGACCCCATTTACTTGGGAACCCTTCTGCGCATATTCGCTGACCATGTTCCTGACTTTATGAAGTTAATTCTCAGTTCAGACCGAACGGTTAATGAGGGTGGCACATACAAGGTAATCGAGCGAGGTCGGTTAAGCACAGCATGGGGATCAAAGGTCGAGCCCCTAGGATTCGATAGGTTCAAAACTTGCGAACTCATGGCAGAATTGTTGCATTGCAGTAATATGGGATTACACAACGAGATTGGTAGTGATGAATATATGCAAATACGAGAGAGTGAACGAGAGCGCCTACGAAGCTTGGGAGCCTTTAGTCGACAAGATGAAGACTCCGGTTTGCTGTATACCGAAAATACTAATGAATTCGGCAACGGAATATCGCCCTCGGCGCTTGGTTCAGGCTCCCCCGACGAGATCAGAAGAATTGATAGCTCCAATAcgggagaagaagatggtTTCGAAGACGTTGGCTCGGCTAGTGTCATTTTGGAAGCCAAAGGCATTCCTGAAAACACAAATGAGCAGGATACCAAGTCATGCGTTGGCACCTTCACTCATGTGCGCAAGTTGGGAGTGCGTGACGATCTAGTAGACGAGCCTCTTACTCCTCCTCGAAATGAGCCTTCGTCGACTGAGAAACTCCCAGAAAGGCCACCACCACCCTCAGCTGGTGTTTCTGAACAAGAAGGGCCAACATCACCAACATCTTCTGGGTTAACTGAGAAGGTTCAAGGCTTTAAATTTGAGTCCATTAACCAAAATCCTACTGAGTCGCAGAGTTCAGATCAAGTTACCTCCGCACTAGCCTCAAATGATACAGCTCAAGAAGTTACCTGTGACCAAGATCAGCCATCCAGGCCAAACCATCTTCCTACCCCTTCGCCATCTCCAGCAGCCAAGGTTCCTCCGATAGCAAAGAACCAAAAACAAGAGGACGGTTCGAATGATTATGCTTCATGTGGTCAACAGCTCCTCAGTCCAAGCCAAAGAGAAAAGTTTGttcaatatattcaagaagattcAAACGGTCGTCCAGTCGTCGGGGATTACTTAAAAATAATGTTTTATAAGCATAATGTTTTACCCACGATATTG TCGTTTTTCTTTCGTTTTCCTTGGAACAACTTTCTTCACAACGTTGTATACGATGTTATTCAGCAGGCATTGAACGGCTCCATGGAACAGGGCTTCAATCAGGCTTTAGTGGTAAATCTATTCGAGGAGGCTGAGATCCCGGCGCAAATTGTCAAGGGTCAACGCGCGAACGACGAAGCTGAGGCTGCGAAAAAAACACGGCTCGGATATATGGGACACTTAACGCTCATCTCCGAAGAGGTTGTTAAGTTCACAGAACGGCTCAGCCCAGAGGCATTGCCCAAAGAGATAATGAAAACCGTATTACATCCTGATTGGGTTAATTTTGTCGAGAATACCCTTGCCGAGACAAGGGAACGTGATAATGCCATCCTTGGCGGCGTCAAGCCGGATATGTCAATGGGCCATCGGCAAGCTGTTTTGAACGCGATCAGTGGAGGTCAGGGGCTGGGTACATCTTCTGCACTCACTAATGCCGGCTTGAACGGATCGATCCCAAGCTCTGGTTTCGACGGTTTGAATTTCTCGAATCAAGGAACGGTTTCCGGTGGAGTCTTGGGCTACGGAGCGGGTACCGCTTCGCTATTCAGTGGATTCGGCAGCTCAAGTGATGACGAAGACGAAGAGATGGAAGATCCCGAGGATTTACATCGTGGCTTCCAAAACACAAATAATGATGGGTTAGACTCTGCAAATGTGGGTGAAAGTTCCTTCGAAGATATTGACATGATGGATCAGTGA
- a CDS encoding uncharacterized protein (EggNog:ENOG410PIE8~COG:P~TransMembrane:11 (i136-154o174-195i216-239o245-267i279-301o326-346i397-421o441-466i487-505o511-534i568-594o)), whose amino-acid sequence MNCPSRTDNPSDNPGWNQSPPLLTADLTTRKDLNGMANMRVRKGKGTGPNGTELNPGQDIPSKSTDEDEPGAHSAGKDAHASTVGEREVGLEEDVDNRRISSSSWPNFHGYSGGAGSGNLGKFGPRELIHRLVKTLRKFGQFIGPGFLIAVAYIDPGNYATDVAAGASTKYSLLFIIFMSNVIAVFLQSLCIKLGSVTGLNLAENCKAHLPKWLNILLYVLSEAAIIATDIAEVVGSAISLNLLFNIPLVAGCAITLVDVMVILIFYKPHGTMRALRAFEFFVMALVFGVVGCFCVQLSLIKESSVGEIFKGYLPSEAIVKDNGAVSLYLSCGILGATVMPHSIFLGSGVVQSRLREYDINRGYIDPSVQYGNTYEDKYRPTVHAIRGCLKYSVLELVLSLFTFALFVNSSILIVAGASLSGSEASDADLFGIHRLLSETISPAAGTVFAIALLLSGISAGIVCTIAGQMVSEGMLNWSVAPWLRRFITRSISIIPSVIIAAAVGKEGLNAALTASQVVLSAMLPFVSAPLIYFTSRSRYMTVEAGLMTGNSNPEGQEVEAVSMKNNWLVTILGVLIWIVITVLNIALLVLVGMGKA is encoded by the exons ATGAATTGCCCTTCACGTACCGATAACCCTTCTGACAACCCAGGCTGGAACCAGAGCCCTCCCCTTCTGACCGCCGACCTTACCACCCGCAAAGACCTAAACGGAATGGCTAACATGAGAGTGcgcaaaggaaaaggaacCGGGCCAAATGGAACCGAATTGAACCCCGGGCAAGATATACCGTCCAAAAGCACCGATGAAGATGAACCAGGCGCTCATTCCGCGGGGAAGGATGCGCACGCGTCTACGGTAGGAGAGCGGGAGGTAGGCCTGGAGGAGGATGTGGATAACAGACGTATTTCGAGCTCATCCTGGCCGAATTTCCACGGGTACTCTGGGGGTGCCGGATCTGGGAACCTGGGTAAATTTGGCCCTAGAGAGTTGATCCATCGCTTAGTTAAAACATTGCGAAAATTCGGCCAGTTTATCGGGCCCGGTTTTCTGATTGCCGTCGCTTATATTGATCCGGGAAATTATGCCACCGACGTTGCTGCCGGAGCGTCCACTAAATATTCCCTTCTgttcatcatcttcatgtCTAATGTGATTGCCGTCTTTCTTCAATCGCTATGCATCAAACTTGGGAGCGTTACCGGGCTTAATCTGGCAGAAAATTGTAAGGCCCATTTGCCCAAGTGGCTCAACATCTTGCTATACGTTTTGTCAGAGGCTGCCATAATTGCTACAGATATAGCTGAA GTGGTCGGATCTGCGATTTCGCTTAATCTACTCTTCAACATACCACTCGTTGCGGGTTGTGCCATCACTCTTGTTGATGTCATGGTAATATTGATCTTTTACAAACCTCATGGAACAATGAGGGCATTGCGAGCCTTCGAATTTTTTGTCATGGCGCTCGTATTTGGTGTCGTGGGTTGCTTCTGCGTCCAGCTGTCCCTTATCAAAGAGTCCAGTGTAGGGGAAATTTTCAAAGGGTATTTACCCTCTGAAGCAATTGTCAAGGATAATGG AGCTGTCAGTCTATACTTAAGCTGTGGCATTCTCGGTGCCACTGTTATGCCTCACTCCATCTTTTTGGGAAGTGGAGTTGTGCAATCCCGCCTCAGAGAGTATGATATTAATCGCGGATACATCGATCCATCAGTGCAATATGGCAATACCTATGAGGATAAATATCGGCCTACAGTTCACGCGATACGCGGATGCCTCAAGTACTCGGTACTCGAACTGGTCCTTTCACTTTTCACATTTGCCCTATTCGTGAACAGCAGTATCCTTATTGTTGCCGGAGCATCGCTTTCTGGTTCCGAGGCCAGTGATGCAGACCTGTTTGGAATCCACAGGCTTCTTTCCGAGACCATCTCGCCTGCTGCCGGTACTGTCTTCGCAATCGCCCTGCTTTTGTCTGGAATTTCCGCAGGAATAGTCTGCACTATTGCCGGGCAAATGGTTAGCGAAGGGATGCTTAATTGGAGCGTAGCGCCCTGGCTCCGGAGATTCATCACTCGATCCATCAGCATCATTCCTAGTGTCATCATTGCGGCTGCTGTGGGCAAAGAGGGTTTAAACGCTGCTCTAACTGCATCACAAGTTGTTTTGAGCGCGATGCTTCCTTTCGTCTCTGCCCCACTTATTTATTTTACGTCGCGCTCCCGGTATATGACAGTGGAGGCGGGGTTAATGACTGGAAATTCTAATCCTGAGGGCCAGGAAGTTGAGGCTGTGTCTATGAAGAATAATTGGTTGGTGACCATTCTAGGTGTCTTGATCTGGATTGTCATCACTGTTTTGAACATTGCACTGCTCGTCCTTGTGGGTATGGGCAAAGCATGA
- a CDS encoding uncharacterized protein (BUSCO:411130at4751~EggNog:ENOG410PKYZ~COG:U~BUSCO:14646at33183) — MNRLFGAKSAAPKPSLDGAIQNVEARVSNLDVKLAALNAELSTYQSKLSKMRDGPGKSALRQKALKVLQRRKQYEAQRDQLTQQSWNMEQAGMMQDNLRNVMTTVDAMKTTTKTLRQQYGKIDVDKIERLQDEMQDLMDIGNEIQDSISRSYDIPEDVDEAELDAELEMLNEEVMLSPEEGLPSFMQDEVAPPSFIDEPPEQNKVKEAAGGIE, encoded by the exons ATGAACCGGCTATTCGGCGCAAAGAGCGCTGCTCCCAAGCCCAGCCTCGACGGCGCCATACAAAAT GTTGAAGCCCGCGTCTCCAACCTAGACGTCAAGCTCGCTGCACTCAACGCGGAATTATCCACCTACCAGTCCAAACTCTCCAAGATGCGTGACGGCCCGGGCAAATCTGCCCTCCGTCAGAAAGCCCTCAAAGTCCTCCAGCGACGCAAGCAATATGAAGCCCAGCGAGACCAATTAACCCAGCAATCCTGGAATATGGAGCAAGCGGGCATGATGCAGGATAATCTACGGAATGTGATGACCACAGTGGATGCGATGAAGACGACTACGAAGACGCTGAGACAACAGTATGGCAAGATCGATGTTGATAAGATCGAGCGTCTGCAGGATGAGATGCAGGATTTGATGGATATTGGGAATGAGATACAGGATAGTATCAGCCGTTCGTATGATATACCGGAAGATGTGGACGAGGCAGAGTTAGATGCGGAGCTGGAAATGTTAAATGAAGAAGTAATGCTTTCTCCCGAAGAAGGGTTGCCGTCATTCATGCAGGACGAAGTTGCCCCACCGTCATTCATCGATGAACCACCAGAACAGAACAAGGTTAAAGAGGCTGCAGGTGGAATTGAATGA